From Aquificaceae bacterium, a single genomic window includes:
- a CDS encoding GYD domain-containing protein, which translates to MGVYVMLTKISPYAVKNLEKLKEIEQHAEKLIEENCPNVKWLMNLVVFGPYDYLDIFEAPNDEEAAKVAMIVRSFGHATTETWPAIEWKDFKDIIGKIKIDYS; encoded by the coding sequence ATGGGTGTATACGTGATGCTAACTAAAATATCTCCCTACGCAGTCAAAAACCTTGAAAAACTCAAGGAGATTGAACAGCACGCTGAAAAGCTCATCGAAGAGAACTGTCCAAACGTAAAATGGCTTATGAACCTTGTCGTCTTTGGACCCTACGACTACCTTGACATATTTGAAGCTCCAAATGACGAAGAAGCTGCAAAGGTAGCCATGATTGTCAGGTCCTTTGGTCATGCAACCACTGAAACCTGGCCCGCAATAGAGTGGAAAGACTTCAAGGATATAATAGGCAAAATAAAGATAGATTACAGCTGA